The following proteins are co-located in the Silene latifolia isolate original U9 population chromosome 1, ASM4854445v1, whole genome shotgun sequence genome:
- the LOC141650972 gene encoding protein FAR1-RELATED SEQUENCE 5-like: protein MEKEKKPKVGQVFETLVSAELFYKEYCTIYGFTPRHATTKRIKGNELPNIFALRNVICNRQGVKESRKRKKTDTDTDTADNDAQFDVTDISRVRPITRIDCRALLQFKYQENGTYIVTRFDEAHNHPLASPESTIFLKENRKMTEVQKQFVTKVKVLKLGGVKAYRGWKELCGGYDNIGATEVDFKNFGRDIKTYIGNFDAQMFVENLIGKKDTCSSFYFDFIVDENKSLAGVFWADPICIKNYMLFSEVLSADATYGTNKYDMVFVPFTGVNHHKRCITVGAGLIGDESIECYTWLFKTFLEAMGGCQPRIIITDQDKSMKSVVPEVFKESTHRLYMWHIMKKLREKVSYQLFQDEDFKTRLNRCVWNNQLEPDEFEEQWGKIMTDHQLVEHEWFSDLYDIREHWIPAYFKDVSMSGLMRVTSKSESENSFFDRFLTSHLTLVEFWVCYESALEAQRHKQSKLNSDNKHSEIPRKMNSNLEVHASEIYSHNIFKDFQTELVAALSDCRFKYVEKIDETKIYILTDLQMPNKSWDVAYSPDNMEITCSCFMFQRMGLLCRHCL from the exons ATGGAAA AGGAAAAGAAACCTAAAGTAGGACAAGTATTCGAAACACTAGTATCAGCAGAGTTATTCTACAAAGAATATTGTACAATCTATGGGTTTACGCCAAGACATGCAACAACAAAAAGGATTAAAGGCAATGAGTTACCAAACATTTTTGCATTAAGGAATGTTATCTGTAATAGGCAAGGTGTAAAGGAAAgtaggaagaggaagaagactgATACTGATACTGATACTGCTGACAATGATGCACAATTTGATGTGACAGACATAAGCCGTGTGAGGCCGATTACAAGAATTGACTGTCGTGCATTACTGCAGTTCAAATACCAAGAAAATGGAACTTATATTGTTACCAGATTTGATGAAGCCCATAACCATCCACTTGCTTCGCCTGAATCTACAATATTCTTGAAAGAAAACCGAAAAATGACAGAGGTACAGAAACAATTTGTCACAAAGGTAAAGGTGCTAAAACTAGGTGGTGTGAAAGCCTATAGAGGTTGGAAGGAGCTGTGTGGAGGTTACGACAACATTGGTGCTACTGAGGTTGATTTCAAAAACTTTGGCAGGGACATAAAAACCTACATTGGTAATTTTGATGCGCAAATGTTTGTTGAGAATCTTATTGGGAAAAAAGACACATGCagttcattttactttgattttatagTAGATGAAAACAAGAGCCTGGCTGGAGTGTTTTGGGCAGATCCGATCTGCATAAAGAACTACATGCTGTTCAGTGAGGTGTTATCAGCAGATGCTACATATggaacaaacaagtacgatatggtgTTTGTGCCTTTCACAGGAGTTAATCACCACAAAAGGTGCATAACCGTTGGAGCTGGGTTGATAGGTGATGAAAGTATTGAGTGTTACACATGGCTGTTCAAGACATTTTTGGAAGCAATGGGCGGGTGCCAGCCGAGAATTATAATTACTGATCAGGACAAATCAATGAAGTCGGTAGTCCCGGAAGTGTTTAAGGAGTCAACACACAGACTGTACATGTGGCACATAATGAAGAAACTAAGAGAAAAAGTCAGTTATCAACTATTTCAAGATGAGGATTTTAAGACCAGGCTCAAtaggtgtgtttggaacaaccaacTTGAGCCTGATGAATTCGAAGAACAATGGGGGAAGATAATGACTGATCATCAACTTGTAGAACATGAGTGGTTTTCAGATTTGTACGATATCAGGGAACATTGGATCCCTGCCTATTTTAAAGATGTTTCCATGTCTGGCTTGATGAGGGTTACTTCTAAGTCTGAGAGTGAAAACAGTTTCTTTGACAGGTTCCTCACATCTCATTTGACCCTTGTTGAGTTTTGGGTGTGCTATGAGAGTGCCTTGGAAGCACAAAGACACAAGCAGTCCAAGTTGAACAGTGACAACAAACACTCTGAAATCCCACGGAAAATGAACTCAAACCTTGAAGTCCATGCTTCTGAAATATACTCGcacaacattttcaaagactTCCAAACAGAATTGGTTGCAGCTTTGTCTGATTGCCGTTTTAAATATGTggagaagattgatgagacaaaaatatatattctaacAGACTTGCAGATGCCAAATAAGTCATGGGACGTAGCATATTCACCAGATAACATGGAGATTACTTGTTCCTGTTTTATGTTTCAGAGAATGGGCTTGTTGTGCAGGCACTGCCTTTAG
- the LOC141650979 gene encoding uncharacterized protein LOC141650979, with amino-acid sequence MKEKVLASGHYLFDNKPMIVKEWEKDLEMKKEDVKSCDVATEERTRLGYARVMVELMVDQQLPAKISFKDENGEVVQVEIEYEWKPVKCTVCQGMGHEKEQCRKGEQKKMSQQPVKKVWRPVNKTVVAVTAPVTVRPVIQSHTKPVQVEGRPPVGQKTPVKRLVKMHTREVVQAGYSTDTFGAFSYKEVAASPPKKSSGENGLFGLLETKIKNKAFTKAASSFSNWCITTNNGYHSGGRIWVVWKPSLFRVNVLEYNAQYIHMKVESLVDRRMFWLTMVYTFNGMHDRESLWDNLRRVACTVSGPWAVAGDFNCVLSASERVGGSTPSGEMEPFRRCVSDCGVMDIAAVGALFTWNNKQKPQDRIYSRIDRFLVNKAWCDNFNDLYAQFLPEGIFDHTPCILKSTNQGQSKRCFKYYNMWGGSKKFLPIVRENWDKSRSGTPMFRLVKNLKQLKPELKRLNKEGYSDIENAANILQKQVEDMQEVINKDPTNMQIISEEYEASLQLQDLIRAKESFLSQKSKHEWIKEGDANSSYSGYKEDS; translated from the exons ATGAAAGAAAAGGTGCTTGCATCAGGGCATTACTTATTTGATAATAAACCTATGATAGTAAAAGAATGGGAGAAAGACCTGGAAATGAAAAAGGAGGATGTGAAATCT TGTGATGTGGCCACGGAGGAACGTACTAGACTGGGTTATGCTAGGGTAATGGTGGAGTTGATGGTGGATCAACAATTACCTGCCAAAATATCATTTAAAGATGAGAATGGAGAGGTAGTGCAGGTGGAAATAGAGTATGAATGGAAGCCTGTTAAATGCACGGTATGTCAAGGAATGGGCCATGAAAAGGAGCAGTGCAGGAAGGGAGAACAAAAGAAGATGAGCCAACAACCTGTAAAAAAGGTCTGGAGACCAGTTAATAAAACAGTTGTGGCTGTTACTGCACCTGTAACAGTAAGACCAGTCATTCAGAGTCACACTAAGCCTGTTCAGGTGGAAGGAAGACCTCCCGTAGGTCAAAAAACACCAGTGAAAAGACTGGTAAAGATGCATACGAGGGAGGTGGTTCAAGCTGGCTATAGTACTGATACTTTTGGAGCATTTTCTTATAAAGAGGTAGCAGCTTCCCCGCCAAAGAAGAGTAGTGGAGAAAATG GTTTGTTTGGTTTACTAGAAACCAAAATAAAGAATAAGGCCTTCACTAAGGCTGCCAGTAGTTTTTCTAATTGGTGTATCACAACTAATAATGGCTATCATTCTGGTGGACGCATTTGGGTAGTTTGGAAGCCTAGTCTCTTTAGGGTGAATGTGTTGGAGTATAATGCTCAATACATTCATATGAAAGTGGAATCTCTGGTGGATAGGAGGATGTTTTGGTTAACTATGGTCTATACCTTCAATGGGATGCATGATAGAGAATCTTTGTGGGATAATTTGAGAAGGGTTGCTTGTACTGTATCAGGACCATGGGCGGTTGCAGGGGACTTTAACTGTGTTCTGTCAGCTTCAGAGAGAGTGGGTGGGAGTACTCCCTCTGGAGAGATGGAGCCATTTCGAAGGTGTGTGTCTGACTGTGGGGTGATGGACATTGCTGCAGTAGGGGCATTGTTTACATGGAATAATAAGCAGAAGCCTCAAGATAGAATTTATAGCAGGATTGATAGATTTCTGGTGAATAAGGCCTGGTGTGACAACTTCAATGATTTGTATGCACAATTCCTGCCAGAGGGGATTTTTGATCATACTCCTTGCATTCTTAAGAGCACTAATCAAGGCCAAAGCAAGAGATGTTTTAAGTATTACAATATGTGGGGTGGGTCTAAGAAGTTTTTACCTATTGTGAGAGAGAATTGGGATAAAAGTAGGTCTGGCACACCTATGTTCAGACTGGTAAAGAATCTGAAGCAGTTGAAGCCTGAGTTAAAGAGATTGAACAAGGAGGGATACAGTGATATTGAGAATGCTGCAAATATCTTGCAGAAACAGGTGGAAGATATGCAAGAAGTTATTAATAAAGATCCTACTAATATGCAGATCATCTCTGAAGAATATGAAGCTTCACTGCAGTTGCAGGATTTAATCAGGGCCAAGGAGAGCTTCCTTTCTCAGAAGTCCAAGCATGAGTGGATTAAGGAAGGGGATGCCAACAGCTCTTATTCAGGATACAAAGAAGATTCATAG